Genomic window (Roseivirga sp. 4D4):
TCAATTGATCAGCTAAAAAAGGAGATTGACATCACCACTTTAAAAGCAAGTACTGGAAGCTTCTCCCATTCGGGTTTCCCAGAGGCCATCGTCTATGAAACTGCTCCTGACCATGAGGATCACCCAGTAGAAGTAATAGGTCATACAAGTCCAAAGAAAAAGTCTAATTAAGACGTTTCAACAAACAAAAAAAGCTCGGCTGGTCACCGAGCTTTTTTTGTTTGTTCTCGTTTACATAAATTAAAGTCAAATCAGGGCCATGAAGAAAGCACTTAAATACACCTTTGGAGCAGTTTTAGTCTCACTCGTTGTAATACAATTTATCAAACGCCCGGAACGGATTAGTGAACCTGCTAACGATGATGATATCATCAATGCGCTCGAAATTGAAGGCCCCATAGCTTCCCTACTGAAATCAGCATGCTATGACTGTCACTCTGACCAACCGCGTTATCCCTGGTATGCCAGTGTGGCTCCGGTGAGTTGGCGGATCGCGGAGCACATTGAACATGGCCGAGATGAACTGAATTTTTCAAAATGGGCCACCTACTCCGCCAGACGAAGAGATCATAAACTTGAAGAAATGATCGAGGAAGTTGAAGAAGGTCATATGCCCCTACCCAGTTATGTCCGAATGCACAGTGACGCCAGACTCAACACAGAGCAGATTACATCTCTCAAAACCTGGATAAATACCGAAAGAGAAAAAATTGCCGCTGAGCGGGCCCAGTCTAACGATTAAGTGCTTTTTTCAGCCTGCTGATTACTTCAACAGACAGAGTTCTTTAAAAAAATTTAAAACTAACGTTGTAGTTTTAAACAGTATTTCTACATTTGTAGAATACAATTGACAAAAGTAGAATGAACTTACCCAAGTCTGAAGAACAGTTGATGCAATACCTATGGCAAGCAGGGCCTTCATTTATGAAGGATCTGATAGAAGCCTACCCTGACCCCAAGCCAGCCTCGACTACCGTTGCCACCCTGTTGAAGCGTCTCCAGGATAAAGGAGCCATTGGTTTTAAGAAATATGGAAATGTCAGAGAGTACTACCCTATTCTTAAGAAAGAAGAATACTTCTCAAAGCACTTCAACGGGGTAATCAAAAACTTCTTTAATGATTCAGTATCTCAATTCGCATCATTTTTCGCTTCTGAAAAGAACCTGACTGATGCCGAACTAGAGGAACTTCAAAAAATAGTTGAGGCACAGATAAACAAGAGAAAGAAATGATGATCTATATACTCAAGTTTATTGGTTGTTCAGGCCTACTGCTGCTTTTCTACTACGGTGTGTTGCAAAACGATAGGCTCTTTCGCTTTAACCGTTTTTTCCTACTTGCCATAGTTGCCATCGCATTGATAGTGCCGCTGACGGTCGTTAAAACCAAAATCATCGAGGTGCCAGTCGCTCAAGAAGTTCAGACATATGACAATCCGATCGGCATAGAGTCACTGAATTATGCACCGCCTCTTACCGAGCTTACACACGAGCCCGAAACTGCCTTCAGTATCCCTTGGGAGTCCGTACTTTGGGCCATTTATGCATTAATCACAGCGATCCTACTCATCAGGTTCACTCGCAATCTTCTTACTATTACCCGACTAAAAGACAAGGCACATATTATTTCAGACAAAGGAATAAAAATAGTCTTGAGAGAAGATATAAGGGCTTCATTCAGCTTTTTAAACCTAATGTATACGAACAAGATGCGTTACGAACAAGGCAATTTACCGGATGAGATCATTGAGCATGAAAAGCATCACATCACACAAAAGCATAGCTACGATATCATCTACATCGAGTTTGTTCAGTGCTTGCTATGGTTCAATCCCTTCATCTACTTTATTAAGAAAGCGATCAAACTCAACCATGAGTTTTTGGCAGATCAACATGTCTTGAAGCGTCAAAGCTCAGCTTATGAGTATCAAAAAATATTACTTGACATTACACGCAAGCAGCTAGCCCTGACCCCTGCCTTTGCGAGTAATCTCAATTACGGTTTTACTAAAAAACGATTAAATATGATGACTAAAAACACAAACAAATTTAAGTCTATGATCAAGCAGATTGCAGCTGCTGGTATCATAGCAGGCACCTTCTGGATTGGTGGAGAAACACGCCTTATTGCTCAAGAAGTTGCCGTTGACCTTAATGCGAAACTTGAGCCCAATGTAAAGCTTGATACTCAAGCAAAACTAATGGTAAAGTCGAATTTTCTGGATAGCATTACACTGGATCTGAAGCCAAAGCTGAAATTCGAACTCCAAGACACCACAAAAGGCGTGCGCATAAAACAATTCGGGGTGATTTTAAAAGGAAGGCGAGTCAGGTTTAATGACGAAAATGGGCAACAGATAGAAAAACAATACAATGAGCTATCCGAGGCTGAAAAGGAAAGATTTAAGAACCCAGATGCTAAGCCACAGTTCTACTTGCCCCCGCCACCCCCTAGCTATATGGATCAAAAAATATTGGATGACTTTTTTGATACCGAGAAATATGGCGTTTGGCTAAATGGGAAAAACGTTGAAAACAGTAGACTAAAGGATTATTCTCCTAATGACTTTTACTACTATACCAAAAGTAGACTGGGTAGAAATGCCAAAAACTACGGCAAGCATGTATTTCAACTTGACATAGTCACTCGCGAACATTATGAGACACTACCGAATTCTAAAGGCTCATGGATTGATTATCAAAGGCCTATAATTATTGAAATACCCGAGCAGAAATCAGCTAAAGAAAAAGTAAAAAACAAGCCTCAAATCAAAGAAATACCGGAGGTCAAGGAGCTTAAAGAGGTACCAGATGTCTTTGAAATTGAAGAAGTTCCAGAAGTCTATGAAACTGCGGAAGTCCCAAGCAAGGGGAAGCCTCAAAGTGTGAAAGAAAAACCCGCGGTGATTAAGGTTAAACCAAAAGCAGACTTAAAGGAAGTACCCAAAGTCAAAGAGGTAAAAGCAAAAGAGAAGAATCAAGCAGTAAGGGAAAAGGAAAAAGACTTAGATCAGAGACTTGCTCATTTGATTCCTCTCACTGTTAGGTTCAAAAATCGAAATGGTCAATATGTTGAAAAAAGCTTTGGTCAACTCAGTCTAAGTGAAAAAGAAGTCCTCATAAGCGAAGCAGGTGAGGGAAAATATCTAGTAGGTATCTGGAAAGAGAAATCGGTCAAGAGTGACCAACTTGAAAAGCATTATGATCAGGAAAAATACCGATTGAATATAGATGATAAACAGGCTAATCTTTCACAAATAAAGAATCTAGATGCGGAGTCTTTAGTCTCTTTTTGGATTGCACCTTCATCTGGCTTTTTACCACAAGAGCTCATAACAATTTGGACTGAAGCATATTTCAAGGAGAACTATGAATTGACAGATAAAGGCCTGCTTTGGGCTAAACTATCAACCATGGAACTATCAGGTATTTAGAAATATGGTGATTATTCTTGTGTCCAAAAACAAGGAATGATATGAGGTAATAAAACAAAAAGGGGAGCTTGAGCTCCCCCTTTCTGTTCAACTAAAAACTAGCAATTAAATAGTGTGGGTAATCCGAAAGGATTTATTAAATCTTCACTTCATCCATCAACAACTAACTCTACTTTTCAAATCAAAGATCGTACCTTCCGGTACCCACACTTGATTGTCTTACTTATCTATATGATAGTATTACTATCAAGATACTTATGTAACGATTCCCAGTTTTCAAAGTTTAGAGTTTTAAGTCTTATTTTTAATAATCCCACAGACGGTTGAATTTTACCGTAAATGGTCAAAACCTCACTCAATGAATAAGTTAAAACTCTTTTTACTCACTTTCATCCTTTGTGCATGTAGTGCAGAAAATGATCAGTATTTTGGACAAACACCTCCTGGAAATATTCCTGAAATGTTTATGTCAGGCGTGATTTCCAAACGTGACACCATTGAATTTGGCTCTGTTTTCTCAAAAGATGGTAAGTCTTTCTACTATGCAACTGGACCATCAGCTCGTCACGAGATCCACTTCAGTGAATCTGTTAATGGTCAGTGGACTCCTTTCGAACTACTCCTTAAACATCCTGATTACGGTTTCAACGACCCATTCCTTTCCAATGATGAGCAGCGGTTATTCTTTATTTCTAGAAAGCCCAGAGACGAACGTGATGTCCCTTCCAATTATGATATCTGGTATATTGAAAAAGAGGCTGATGGCTGGTCTGAACCGATCAATGCTGGACCTCAAATCAATTCAGATAAGAACGAGTACTATATCTCCTTCTCAGAAGACGGTAGCATGTACTTTTCATCCAACAAGGAGACTGATTCAGACAGTAACTTTGATATCTACAGAGCAGAAGCAACAGATGACGGATGGGAAGAGCCAGTTAGACTAAGCGATGCTATTAATACAGAGGCCTATGAAGCTGATGCTTTTATCGCTCCAGACGAGTCCTACCTCATTTTCACTTCCAGAGGAAGGGAAGATGGTGCGGGTGGTATTGATCTATACATCAGTTTCAAAGATGAGGATGGGAATTGGCTCCCTTCTAAAAATCTTGGCAGGCCCATAAACTCCAGAGGCCCAGATTATTGCCCTTTCGTCACGAAAGATGGTAAATACCTCTTTTATACCAGTTATAATGATATCTATTGGGTGAGTACCAAGGTGCTTGACCAGATGCGATAATTTAAAAGCTATGAAAAACACAAAGTATATCCTCTTAGTCATTGGTATTCTTGGAATGGGTGCTGGTGTATACGCTATT
Coding sequences:
- a CDS encoding heme-binding domain-containing protein, whose protein sequence is MKKALKYTFGAVLVSLVVIQFIKRPERISEPANDDDIINALEIEGPIASLLKSACYDCHSDQPRYPWYASVAPVSWRIAEHIEHGRDELNFSKWATYSARRRDHKLEEMIEEVEEGHMPLPSYVRMHSDARLNTEQITSLKTWINTEREKIAAERAQSND
- a CDS encoding BlaI/MecI/CopY family transcriptional regulator, with translation MNLPKSEEQLMQYLWQAGPSFMKDLIEAYPDPKPASTTVATLLKRLQDKGAIGFKKYGNVREYYPILKKEEYFSKHFNGVIKNFFNDSVSQFASFFASEKNLTDAELEELQKIVEAQINKRKK
- a CDS encoding M56 family metallopeptidase, with amino-acid sequence MMIYILKFIGCSGLLLLFYYGVLQNDRLFRFNRFFLLAIVAIALIVPLTVVKTKIIEVPVAQEVQTYDNPIGIESLNYAPPLTELTHEPETAFSIPWESVLWAIYALITAILLIRFTRNLLTITRLKDKAHIISDKGIKIVLREDIRASFSFLNLMYTNKMRYEQGNLPDEIIEHEKHHITQKHSYDIIYIEFVQCLLWFNPFIYFIKKAIKLNHEFLADQHVLKRQSSAYEYQKILLDITRKQLALTPAFASNLNYGFTKKRLNMMTKNTNKFKSMIKQIAAAGIIAGTFWIGGETRLIAQEVAVDLNAKLEPNVKLDTQAKLMVKSNFLDSITLDLKPKLKFELQDTTKGVRIKQFGVILKGRRVRFNDENGQQIEKQYNELSEAEKERFKNPDAKPQFYLPPPPPSYMDQKILDDFFDTEKYGVWLNGKNVENSRLKDYSPNDFYYYTKSRLGRNAKNYGKHVFQLDIVTREHYETLPNSKGSWIDYQRPIIIEIPEQKSAKEKVKNKPQIKEIPEVKELKEVPDVFEIEEVPEVYETAEVPSKGKPQSVKEKPAVIKVKPKADLKEVPKVKEVKAKEKNQAVREKEKDLDQRLAHLIPLTVRFKNRNGQYVEKSFGQLSLSEKEVLISEAGEGKYLVGIWKEKSVKSDQLEKHYDQEKYRLNIDDKQANLSQIKNLDAESLVSFWIAPSSGFLPQELITIWTEAYFKENYELTDKGLLWAKLSTMELSGI
- a CDS encoding PD40 domain-containing protein — translated: MNKLKLFLLTFILCACSAENDQYFGQTPPGNIPEMFMSGVISKRDTIEFGSVFSKDGKSFYYATGPSARHEIHFSESVNGQWTPFELLLKHPDYGFNDPFLSNDEQRLFFISRKPRDERDVPSNYDIWYIEKEADGWSEPINAGPQINSDKNEYYISFSEDGSMYFSSNKETDSDSNFDIYRAEATDDGWEEPVRLSDAINTEAYEADAFIAPDESYLIFTSRGREDGAGGIDLYISFKDEDGNWLPSKNLGRPINSRGPDYCPFVTKDGKYLFYTSYNDIYWVSTKVLDQMR